Sequence from the Candidatus Atribacteria bacterium ADurb.Bin276 genome:
GTACATTTATCTTTTGTTTTTGGTTATCTATCCCCAATATTACTATAAAATATTAGCATTAGTGGGAGTAAATAATTTACAGAATTATTGTGACACAGTCTGAATGACGGATTTAGAATGGGCATGATAAATCAAGCCCTTACCAAAGAATATTAAATTGGAGGGGCGCAATGTATTGCGCTCGATTAATGTAGCGTCATGCCATGGCATGACGAATCTTGGTTTTCATCCTCATCCCAATTTTTCCCACCAAGGGTGAAGGAGCGAATAATTCCTTAATCTCGTAGAAATTGTTTTTTAACCCTTCTCCTGGTTCAATTTTATGAAAAATAAAGATATACTACCATTTGTGTGCTTTAAAATGCCAACAAATAATGCGCAAAATATTTTATTCAAGAAAAAAAATACCCATCGCTTCAAGTGATATTTAAAGGAGAGAATTATGAAAATAAATCGTTCACTGATAGCTGATTTTTCCTTGGCAGGAGTTTGCCTCGTCTGGGGAGGAACTTTTGTCATGATGAAAAACATATTAAGCAGAGAAGCCCCACTGAATGTTCTCTTTTGGCGATTTACCATTGCCACTTTATTTTTGCTACTCATTCTTCCCCAAAGGTTGCCAGATAAAAATACTTTTAAATACGGCTTGATTTTAGGAACCGCTCTCTTTGGTGGTTATCTTTTTCAAACCTTTGGTTTAGTTTATACCACACCAGCCCGTTCGGCATTTATCACCGGATTGTCGGTTATTTTAGTTCCTTTTTTTTCTTTCGCTTTCCTTCGAACCAAGCTGAAAAAAGAAACCATGATTGGAGTAGCTATGGCTCTGGTTGGATTAGCTTTTCTGACTTTTAATCCTACTGAATTTATAAAAAAAGGGCAAATTTTTGGAGATTTATTAACCTTGGTAGGGGCAGCAGCTTATGGATTGCAGATCGTATTGGTAGAAAAGTTTTCCCAAAAAAGCCAGGCTCTTCCGCTGGTTATCGTTGAAATGGGTACGGTAGCCTTTTTGAGTTTTTTACTGGCTATTTCTTTTCGGTCACTCCGCCTTCCCGCTCAGTGGATCGATGTTGGTCAGTTTATTTTTTTAGGGACTGCCGCAACCGGGTTGGCTTTTGCGATTCAAAAAGTAGCACAAAAACATACTACCGCTATCCATGTTGGAATCATTTTTGTTTTAGAGCCAGTGTTTGCTGCGGTGGTTTCATATTTTCTTTGGCAAGAGAAATTTACACCCCGCACTTTAGCGGGGTGCTTCTTTATCGTTGCCGGGATTCTTTTTTCTGAAATATCATCCCGGCTTTTCAATCATTCACCAGATTCTGAATCAACAATTTTTAAATCAAATTCCAAGCCTTCAACATAGAGAAGATCAATAAT
This genomic interval carries:
- the yhbE gene encoding putative inner membrane transporter YhbE, whose protein sequence is MKINRSLIADFSLAGVCLVWGGTFVMMKNILSREAPLNVLFWRFTIATLFLLLILPQRLPDKNTFKYGLILGTALFGGYLFQTFGLVYTTPARSAFITGLSVILVPFFSFAFLRTKLKKETMIGVAMALVGLAFLTFNPTEFIKKGQIFGDLLTLVGAAAYGLQIVLVEKFSQKSQALPLVIVEMGTVAFLSFLLAISFRSLRLPAQWIDVGQFIFLGTAATGLAFAIQKVAQKHTTAIHVGIIFVLEPVFAAVVSYFLWQEKFTPRTLAGCFFIVAGILFSEISSRLFNHSPDSESTIFKSNSKPST